A DNA window from Mesoplasma coleopterae contains the following coding sequences:
- the typA gene encoding translational GTPase TypA, which produces MSNQKIINIAVIAHVDAGKSTLVDALLKQGGAFRDNQEVVEQIMDSNDQERERGITIYSKNCAIEYKGTKINIVDTPGHADFSSEVERIMKTVDTVILLVDSSEGPMPQTRFVLSKALELGLNPILMINKIDKKDQRAEEVVEEVLELFMELDATDEQLEFKTLYGIAREGIAQLNLNDKGTDLSPMFDTIIEQVGTYPIELAEKPLKMQVSSLAYDSFIGRLGIGRIFEGKIAEGQTVSVVKNDGEVKQAKISKLTVYQGLNKVAVKEAFAGDIITFAGIEHISIGDTINELNNINPMEPITIEEPTMSMNFLVNTSPFAGKVGKFVTSRNIKERLEKELEVNVGLKVEPLDNPTIEGFKVLGRGELHLSVLIEQMRREGFELAISKPEVIFRKGDNGTLLEPMEKVILNIPTEYSGTVINKLNQRKGLMTDMDSDGVRDKIVYNIPLRALIGFRSEFTNDTHGEGIMVRSSNGFEPYKGEIESRKNGVLISMASGKTLPYALNNLEERGILFVGPQVEVYDGMIVGQHSRDNDLEVNPTTGKKLTNTRASGSDDSVKLTPPKLMTLEEALEYIEWDELVEVTPDDIRLRKRWLSNTERRQHRNDNKKVFD; this is translated from the coding sequence CGATCAAGAAAGAGAACGTGGGATTACCATTTATTCAAAAAACTGTGCTATTGAGTACAAAGGAACTAAAATTAACATCGTGGATACTCCAGGTCATGCTGACTTCTCAAGTGAAGTTGAACGTATTATGAAAACTGTTGATACTGTTATTTTATTAGTTGATTCAAGTGAAGGACCAATGCCTCAAACACGTTTTGTTTTATCTAAAGCATTAGAATTAGGATTGAACCCAATCTTAATGATTAATAAAATTGATAAAAAAGATCAAAGAGCTGAAGAAGTTGTTGAAGAAGTATTAGAGTTATTCATGGAATTGGATGCAACTGATGAACAATTAGAATTTAAAACATTATATGGTATTGCTCGTGAAGGGATTGCTCAATTAAACTTAAATGATAAAGGAACTGATCTTTCACCTATGTTTGATACTATTATTGAACAAGTTGGAACATACCCAATTGAATTAGCTGAAAAACCATTAAAAATGCAAGTTAGTTCATTAGCTTATGATTCATTTATTGGAAGATTAGGAATTGGAAGAATCTTTGAAGGTAAAATTGCTGAAGGTCAAACAGTTAGTGTTGTTAAAAATGATGGTGAAGTTAAACAAGCCAAAATTTCTAAATTAACAGTTTACCAAGGATTAAATAAAGTTGCTGTTAAAGAAGCATTTGCTGGAGATATTATTACATTCGCTGGTATTGAACATATTTCAATTGGAGATACTATTAATGAATTAAATAATATTAATCCAATGGAACCAATTACAATTGAAGAACCTACAATGAGTATGAACTTCTTAGTTAACACTTCTCCTTTTGCTGGTAAAGTTGGTAAATTTGTTACTTCAAGAAACATTAAAGAACGTTTAGAAAAAGAATTAGAAGTAAACGTTGGTTTAAAAGTTGAACCATTAGATAACCCAACTATTGAAGGATTCAAAGTTTTAGGACGTGGAGAACTTCACTTATCTGTTTTAATTGAACAAATGAGAAGAGAAGGTTTTGAATTAGCTATTTCTAAACCTGAGGTAATTTTTAGAAAAGGTGATAATGGAACATTATTAGAACCTATGGAAAAAGTTATCTTAAACATTCCTACTGAATATTCAGGAACTGTTATTAATAAATTAAACCAACGTAAAGGTTTAATGACAGATATGGATTCTGATGGAGTTAGAGATAAAATTGTTTACAACATCCCATTAAGAGCTTTAATTGGATTTAGAAGTGAATTTACTAATGATACTCATGGTGAAGGAATCATGGTTAGAAGTTCAAATGGATTTGAACCATACAAAGGTGAAATTGAATCACGTAAAAACGGAGTTCTTATTTCAATGGCTTCAGGTAAAACATTACCTTACGCTTTAAATAACTTAGAAGAACGTGGAATTTTATTTGTAGGACCTCAAGTTGAAGTTTATGATGGAATGATCGTTGGACAACACTCAAGAGATAATGACTTAGAAGTTAACCCAACAACTGGTAAAAAATTAACTAACACTCGTGCTAGTGGTAGTGATGACTCAGTTAAATTAACTCCACCTAAATTAATGACTTTAGAAGAAGCATTAGAATACATCGAATGAGATGAATTAGTTGAAGTTACACCAGATGATATTCGTTTAAGAAAAAGATGATTATCAAATACTGAAAGACGTCAACACAGAAACGATAATAAAAAAGTTTTTGATTAA
- a CDS encoding NUDIX hydrolase: MEILDLYDILGNKTDQTMIRGTKPPKGFYRRKITIGIFNNKEEMLIQKVSKERKHWTGMWTPSVSGSVSTGENSQSTAAREAKEELGLEIDFSNIRPSFTINFSEGFDDFYLIKKEVEIKKLVLQKEEVEEVKWATKQEINNMIITGEFLPFYFEIIDLMFLLKEKKSSYKIMK, encoded by the coding sequence ATGGAAATTTTAGATTTATATGACATATTAGGTAATAAAACTGATCAAACAATGATAAGAGGGACTAAACCTCCAAAAGGTTTTTATAGAAGAAAAATAACTATTGGAATTTTTAATAATAAAGAAGAAATGTTAATTCAAAAAGTTTCTAAGGAAAGAAAGCATTGAACTGGAATGTGAACACCATCAGTTAGTGGTTCTGTTTCAACTGGTGAAAATAGCCAATCAACAGCAGCAAGAGAAGCAAAAGAAGAGTTAGGATTAGAAATAGATTTTTCAAATATCAGACCATCATTTACGATTAATTTTAGTGAAGGATTTGATGATTTTTATCTAATTAAAAAAGAAGTAGAAATTAAAAAATTAGTTTTACAAAAGGAAGAAGTTGAAGAAGTAAAATGAGCAACAAAACAAGAAATAAATAATATGATTATAACTGGTGAATTTTTACCATTTTATTTTGAAATTATTGATCTAATGTTTTTATTGAAAGAAAAAAAGAGTTCTTATAAAATTATGAAGTAG